Part of the Thermococcus sp. genome is shown below.
CATGGATATCACGGATGGAGCCGGAGTCGAGGTGTTCCTCGAGTTCAGCGGCGCTCCAAAAGCCCTCGAACAGGGCCTGGCTGCAACAACCCCCGGAGGGAGGGTTTCGCTGCTGGGCCTTTTCCCGAGGGACGTTTCGATAGACTTCAACAACCTCATAATCTTCAAGGCCCTTGAGATTCACGGCATAACCGGGAGGCACCTCTGGGAGACCTGGTACACGGTTTCCAGCCTCATACAGAGCGGCAAGCTGAACCTCGACCCAATAATCACCCACAAGTACAAGGGCTTCGACAAGTTCGAGGAAGCCTTCGAGCTGATGCGCGCGGGCAAGACCGGAAAGGTCGTCTTCTTCCCGCACAAGAAGTGAAACTTTTCTCCTTTTATCTTC
Proteins encoded:
- a CDS encoding zinc-binding dehydrogenase — translated: MDITDGAGVEVFLEFSGAPKALEQGLAATTPGGRVSLLGLFPRDVSIDFNNLIIFKALEIHGITGRHLWETWYTVSSLIQSGKLNLDPIITHKYKGFDKFEEAFELMRAGKTGKVVFFPHKK